The genome window AGAACATGATGCGAGGTTAGGGCCGAGGCCTTGCAGGTAGTCGAGCTCACCGTTTTCGCCCCATGCTCACCCGTATCGCCATCACCAATTACCTGCTGATCGACTCCTTGGAGCTCGAATGGCAGCAGGGCCTCACGGCCATCACCGGTGAAACGGGCAGCGGCAAGAGCATCCTCATCGGAGCATTGGAGCTGGCCCTGGGCGCCCGAGCCGATGCTGGGCTTCTCCGCGACCCCAGCAAGCGATGCGCGATTGAACTGGAGCTTGATCTCGTTGGCCTCGGCCTCGGATCGTGGTTCGCCACGAACGAATTGCCGTACGAGGAGAACGCATTGCTGCGGCGCCAGCTCGACCCCGGCGGTCGCTCCCGCGCCTTTGTGAACGATACGCCCGTTCGCCTCGAGCAACTGCGCGAACTGGGCGAGCGCCTCATCCACATCCACAGCCAGCACCACACGCTGTTGCTGAACGATGCGCGCTTCCAACTCGGTCTGGTCGATCAATTGGCCGGTCAGGAAGGAGCCGTGAAGGAGCTTGGCGTCCTGTTCACCGATTGGCGCTCAGCCGGGCATGCATTGGATGAAGCCCGCGCCGAGCATCAGCGCGCGGTGGCCGAGGCCGACTTCGTGGGCTTCCAACTCGAGGAATTGGAACAAGCCGCCATCACCGAGGGGGAGCATTCGCGCATCGAGGACGAACTGCGCCTTGCGGAGCATGCCGGCGAGCGAGCCGAAGCCTATCGCGCCATCGAGGAAGGCGCGTCGGGGGATCAAGGCGCGGCTGTGCTGTTGCAACGCTTGCGCGCCTTGGTCTCGAAGGCAGCGCGCATCGATCCGGTGCTTGCCGGACTGCTGCAACGCGTTGAGGGGGCGGCCATCGAATTGAAGGATGTGGGCGCAGAGGCCGCGCGGCTGGCCGCGTCGGTGGAAGTGGATCCCGGCCGTGCCGAAATGTTGCGCGACCGCATCGACCTGCTCATCCGCTTGCAGCAGAAGCACCGCGCTCCGGATGAGGCCGGCTTGATCAATGTCCTCGCGGAGCTTCGCCAGCGCGCATCGGCCGTGGATGACCTGAGCGAGCGATGCACAGCGCTGGAGAAGGAATCGCAGCGGCTCGCGGCTGCGTACGCGAAGGAGGCCAAGGCCATCTCATTGGCGCGCACCAAGGCCATCAAGCCTTTGTCGAACAAGGTGGAAGCGCTGCTGCATCAGCTCGGCATGCCGCACGCCGTGTTCCAGTTCGATCACCGCACCGGAGAGCCTGGGCCCTATGGCATCGATCAGGTGCGCGCGCTCTTCACCGCCAACAAGGACCGCGCGCCGGCACCCTTGGACAAGGTGGCCAGCGGGGGGGAACTGAGCCGTGTGATGCTCGCGCTCATCTCATTGGCCGCCGGGTCGCGCGATCTGCCCGTTGTGGTCTTCGATGAGATCGATACCGGGGTGAGCGGCGAAGTGGCCGACCGTGTCGGGGCGCTGCTGTCGGCGATGGGGAAGGAGCGGCAAGTGATCGCCATCACCCATCTGCCGCAGATCGCGAGCAAGGCCTCGCATCATCTCCAGGTGACCAAGGATGCCGACGGCGATCGGGTTCGCACGGCGATCGCACCGCTGCGGCAGGAAGAGCGCGTGGAGGCCATCGCACGCATGCTCAGCGGGCGCAAGGTCACGGAGCAGGCGCTGGAGAACGCGCGGGTGCTGCTGGAACAGCGTTAAGGCAATTGCTGCGCCCGCGTATTCGTGGGCACGCTGCCGCCGATATTCACCAGGATCGGGTCGCGGTCGTTGGGGTCTCCTATGTAACGCACCACGCCATCCATGTTCACATCCTCGCTGAAGTAGCCGCTCACTGTATTGGTGGGCACCGTGCCGCCGATGCGCACCAGGATCGGATCGCGGTCATTCGGGTCGCCGATGTAGGCCAGCTGGCTGCTGAAGTCGCTGTTGCCGGACCACATCACCAAGGTGCCGCTGAGGTCCTTGCGCGCTTCAGTGCCCCAGGTCGTGGTGGCCGCAGATGTGAAGTTGATGCTCAAGGGCAGAGCGCTGAGCGATTGCGCCGTGCCGGTCATGATGCCCAGGTGGTTGCGGTGGCGCACCGCCACATAGTAGCTGCCCGGTGGCGCGTTCATCACCACGGCGCCGGTGCCATTCACTTCCACCACATCGCCGTCGCGTTGAAGCAGTGCTGCACGACTGGTGATGATGGTGGCCGGATTCGATGAACTGCGCAGCTCCACGACCACCCAGTCAACGATGGCGTTGCTGCCCGTGACCGAGAGCACGGGTGCCGTGGTTGATTCGCTGCCTCCACCATTGGTGAAGCCGTAGCCCAGCGCCGTGAAAGGCTGCACCAGCGGGATGATCCCCGCGCTGCGCAAGCCATCGTTCATCAAGCCGCCACCTGCGTACGGCCCTTCGAGCAGCACGCGCGGCGACACGCTCACGTTCTGCGGCGTGAAGGAGAACTTGAAGATGCGCGTGCTCCAGCTGGTGCTGGTGTTGAACTTGGCCGTGCCCCAGAAGCTCTGGTCGGCGGGGTCCACATCGAGCGAGTTGTAATCGCCATAGCGGTTGCTGGCGTTGCGGCTGGTGCCGGCCACGATACTGGTCTCGGCGAAGGTCATCTGCCCCAACGGATCGCTCGCATAGCGGCCGGTATAGCGGATGCTCGGAAAGACCGACGAACTGGAGACATTGTATGCCAGGCCCATGTCGCCATTGGCATTGATCGCGATGCTCGACATCCAGCGGTTGGCGGCATCGGGCGAGTAGGTGCCCTGCTGATGAATGCTCCACGGATTCGCCAGCGCGGTACGCCGCAATTCGTACCACCGCACTCCCGCGCGGTCGGTGCCGGTCACGTCGGTCACATGGCTGCAGGCAATGGCTTCGTGCGTACCGAGATTGCGATAGATCGCTCGGTTCATGATCACTTCGCGCAGGGGGTCGAGCCGTGTGGTGGTGCCGGGCTGCGGGATGCAGCTGAATGACAGGTAGCCGCAGAGCTCGGTTTCGAATGGCTGGGTGGCGAGCAGCACCGGTCCGGAGAGCACGGAGTTGGCGGGCGTGGTGAAATCGACCGTCAGCGACCACAGTTCGAGCCGGTCGTTGGGGATCGATGCACCCCAGCCGTCATCGGCCATGCGCATGAACATGCCGGGGGCACCGACCGGTGGAGCGGGGCCGCCATCGTGCGTGATTGGCGTGGTGGCCTGGAAGCCAATAGTCGGCACACCGGGCACCGTGAAGCGCTGCGCGGTGGCGCTGAGGCCCTGCAGCATCCGCGTGCGATCGAGCGCATAGGTGGCGGGCTGCGACTCATTGGTGGTGATCAGGTACATGGAGTTCCACACGCCGTACTTCGGATAGTCGGGGAAGCTGGGCGCCGTGAAGCTGTAGGCATACCAAGTGCCTGTGGGGTCCGGCGAGGAGGAAACGGCCACGATCATGCGGTTGCCGCTGCTGCTGAACTCGCTCATGAGCCAGCGATCGGCGATCGCATCATAGAGCACGATGGGGTCGCCCAACCCGCTGTAGCTGCTGATGCCGCCGATGGCATTCACGAAGTTGTCCAGATAGACCTGTGCGCCGAGGGCCGTGCCGTTCTTGTCGTAGATGCGGAAATATGCGCCGCTGCCGCCATTGAGCATCTGGATCACGTGGTTCGGGCCAACATCAAGGCAGGGATCAGCCGGGTTCACGCTCGTGTAGCCCTGGCCATTGACGGTGATATCGAGCGCACGGTCCGTGTCCCGTTCGCCGAACTCACGTTGCCAAGCGGGGTCATCGCCTATTGGGAGCGCATTCGGATTCACCTTCTGGTGCAAGCGCGATGCCTTCAGGCCTGGTGGCCTTCCGGTGCTGATGAGAAGTCCTTTCTCGTCGCGCACGGCCTCATTGGGGAAGGTGAGCGTGGAATCCCAATCGCGATAGGCGACGGTTTCACCGAAGAACACCATCTCCTGCACCTCCGCGTTGCGGTACTCGTTGAAATCCTGAGCATTCAGGCTGCTCATTCCGGCAGCGAGGAAAGCGGAATGGAGCAATACGGTTCTGGACATTCTGGTCAATGTGTTTTGAGTGCGCGAAAATCGCGGATCCGATCCGGACTTGGCAAGGTGATTCAACATGCAGAGCCTGAGCCTACGAATGTCCGTTGCCGCGCCTGCTCATTGCGTTAGGGCAGCTGTTGGACCCTTGTGTTCGTGGGCACGCTGCCACCGATGTTCACCAGGATGGGGTCGCGATCGTTGAGCGTGCCTGTGTAACTGACCACGCCATCCATGTTCACATCCTCCAAGTAATAGCCGTTCACCGTGTTGGTTGGAACGCTGCCCCCGATGCGGACGAGGATCGGGTCCCGGTCGTTGGGGCTTCCGGTATAAGCGAGGGTGTTATCGGCGTTGCAGTTCCCGCTCCAAAGCACCTGCACCGCCCCAATGGCCTTACGCGCATCGGTGCCATAGGTGGTGGTGCCTGGCACGGTGAAGTCGACCACGGTGGCGGTGCCGCTGAGCGCGCGCGTCGTGGCGGTCATTGCGCCGAGGTGGTTCCGGTGCAGCACGGCCACATGGTAGTTGCCTGCAGGAGCTGTGAATGACACGGCGCTCGTCCCATCCATGTCAACCACATCGCCATCGCGCTGCACGAGTGCGCAACGCGTTGCGATCACCGGATATCCTGCGGTCGCGTTCCGCAATTGCAGGAACACCCAATCGACGATGGCGTTATTGCCGGTGGTGCTCAGCACATTGGCATTGATGGTCTCCCCGCCGCTTCCGACATGCGTGAAGCTGAGCGCGGTGAAAGGCTCGGTTGCAGGGATCAGCGCTGCGGCACGCAATGCATCGCTCATGATCGGTCCGGTTCCGTATGGACCTTCAAGGAAGACCTTAGGCGCTGCCAGGATCGATTGCGTGACGCAGAAGGGGTGCGTGACGGAGGCTCCGGTGAAGTTCGAGTTGCTCACGAGCGTGTTGTTCTGCGCATCGAGCAGTGTGAAGCTCCCGGCTCCGAAAGCGCAGCAGATTCCATCGCCCCAACTATCGTACACAACGAGCTCATGGCAGCCGTTCGGCACGCACACCACGATCGGTGGCTGCGGATACACCCCGTTCGCAGCCTGGGTCGCGTAAGGCCCCCCACTGGCCAAGATATCCGAGCCATTGCGGATCACCCAGGTCGTTTCGGATCCATAGCGATCAAGGTTCAGTTGCAAGGTGAGCGAGTTCGGGCCGTACGTGATGTTGCTGTTAGCGGTGTTGTTGGCCAGGTTCTGGTCGGTGCCGCCGTTGGGCGCGCTCACCGTGGCTGTGAACGTGAGGTAGCCGGCAGGCAGGCTCACCGTGCCGATGGCCACGTTGGTGCTCGCGCCGCTGATCAAGCTGCCCGTCCAAGGGATGCTGCCCGATGCGCCGCCGCTGATGGACCAGGCGAGCTGGAAGCTGGTGAGCGTGGTGAGGCCGCCGTTGCGCACGGTGACGGTGGGGCTGATCGTGCCTGAGCAGTTGTTGCCGCTCGCACCGTTGATGCCGGTGATCTGCGCATCGAGGGCGAGGGTGGCGGCATTGGGGTCCCAGCCGTCGAGCGTGTTGCCGCAGCTGCCGAGGTAGGTGGAGAGTGAGGTCCAGCTCGTGGAGAACTTGCCGAAGTAATCGTTCACATTGTTGCTGCAGCTCGCTTCGCCGCCATAGAGCTGGCCGATGATGCGCTTGCTCTGGTTCCACAGGCCGCTGCCGCTGCTGCCGGGCTCGGTGGTGCCATCCTCCCAAGCGGCGATCCGCCAGCAAGTGGCGCTCCCGTATGTGGCGGTTGTTGCCGCGTTCACATCGAAGCTGATCTTCTTGATGTCGCCGCTGGGGTGGTGGATGCAGGTGCTGCTGGTGGGCGCCGTGCCGCTCCGGTCCCATCCGCTGTAGTAAACGCCATAGCTCGATGGGGGCGCGCTGCTCAATTGCAGCAGGGCCACGTCGCTTCCAGCGTTGTTCACCAGGTGCGTGGCGCCGCTCACGGTCTGGTTCGTGGGGCCATTGAGGTTCTGGTTGCATACGGAGCTCTGCCAGTTGAAGCGGAACACCCAGGTGCTCACGTTGGTGACCGGGCTGGGCAGGCAGTGCCGCGCGGTGAGGAAGTATGGAGTTCCATTCTGCGCGCAGTTGTTGAGCAAGGTGCCTGTGCAGATGCCGTTGCCGCTCACCACGATCATGGCCACGCTGCGGATCTGGTCGTCCCACGGATCGCCCTCCGGGCACACCACGTTGTTGTTGCATGAGCCGCTCTCGCCCAGTGCACGGGCATAGCCGAATACATCCCGGTAGCCGTGGGTGACCTGCCCGATGCGAAGCCGGCCTATGGGGCCTTTGGCGGGTACCTGGTACTCTACGATGATGCGGTCGCCACGCATGGGTTGCACACCCAGCACGCCACCCACGCTGTTCTCGTGCGTGAAGGCGCCGATATGCTCTCCATGGCCGTTGATCACGAACACGCGCGCGCCCAAGGGAAGGTGGTATTCGTTGAACTCGAAGTTGATGCTGATCGCACCCGGGCATTCGATCTCCATGCGCCAAATACGGGTGCCATCCTCCAGCAGTCCCCAAGTCCCGCTGTTCCCAAGGTCGAAATCGACTGCATGGTTGTAACCGAAGCGGTAGGGGATCCCCTTGTCCAGGTCGTTCAGGGCGTCCTGTGCGGCGAGCTCTGCAAGGTCCGGTGCTGCCAGGGTGGTGCCTTCGATCAGCGGCAGGTCAGCGCCGCGCGCGATGGTCAATGGAATTCCGCCATGTTCGATTTGCGCGTTGGCAGCCGATGTCGCTGCAAGGAGGCCGGAAAGGACTGCGGTTCTCAGGATGCGCATGGGTTCGGGGATTGCAGGATGCACAGCAGAACAGGTCAGGGAAGTTGCTCGGTCCGCACGGCGGTGGGCAGCACGCCGCCGATGTTCACCAGGATCGGGTCTCGGTCGTTCGCCGTGCCGGTGTACTTAACCGCCCCGCTCAGGTTCACATCCTCGGGGAAATAGCCGTTCACGATGCTCGTAGGCACGCTCCGCCGATGCGCACCAGGATCGGGTCGCGGTCATTGCCGGTACCGACGTACATGAGCAGGTCATCGCTGGAGACGTTACCCGCCCAAAGCTTCAGCGTTCCGTCCTCGCTCTTGCGCGCTTCGGTGCCGTATGTGAGCGTGGCCGCGGACCTGAAATCGACCGTGATCGGCGTCGTGCTGATGGCCAGCGGTGCCGCGGTCATGGCACCGTGGTGATTCCGATGGCGCACGGCCACGTGGTAGTTGCCGGGCGGCACTTGCACCAGTACCGGCGATGAGCCATCCATGCCCACCACGTCGCCATCGCGCTGAAGCAGGGCTGAGCGGGTGCCAACCACTTGCGCAGGCGTGGTCGCCGACCGCAGTTCCACCACGACATGGTCCACGATGGCATTGGAACCGCTGATGCCCAGCACGCCCGTGGCGATCTGCTCGCCGCCACCCCCGTTCATGTGCGGGTAGCCCATGGCGGTGTAAGGCTCAAGTGTCGGAAGGAAGCCTCCCAAGCGCAGGTCGTCGCGCATCATCGGCGGGGCGGACGTCGCGTCGTATGGCCCTTCAAGCCACAGTTGCGGGCGCAGCGCCACGGTGTTCGGAACGGTGAGGCAGCCGCCGTTCACGCTTGCGATCATGTTATTGCCATCCGGGTTCACGATGTCCTGTACCGAGCTGATGCAGATCTCCGCGCCAGTGAGCGATATGTACGTGATCCGCGCCAACGGCACGAAGCCGCTGTTCTTGACCAAGGAGCTGTCCAAGTAGCAGATGCCGATCACCTTGTTGCCGCCGAGCGCGGTGTTCATGCTGATGTCGCCCGCCAGGTTCGGTGCGAGGTTAGCGGCGCTCTGGATGGTGAGCCCATTGACCGTGAATTCGTAGGCCATCACGCGCGCGTCGGGGTTGCGGATCATCACGTCCACGGTCTTGTTCACCGGATTGAAGTTGGCGAGGCTCAATTCGGCCTGTTCGGCGGTGGTGTAGCCGCGCGGGAAATCGAACCATGGGTGGAAATGAAGCACATGGCCAGTGGCGTCATGCGATGCTTGCTGCGTGTAGGCGTACACCATGAGCGAAGCGTCGGTCACGGTCACCTCGCCATCGTTGTTCAGGTCATTGCATGTCGAGGGCGTGATGTCGTCCCCTAGGATGTCCTGCACATAGGCCATGGCGTCGGCCTGGTTCTGCTGGCCCTCGCCGGTAAGGTCGCCGCGCTTGGTGGGGCCGTTGCATACGCCATTGCAATCGAGTCGCGCGTCGCCGTATGCCTGGCCCTGGCAATCGGTCCATGTGGGACAGTTGGCCACCTGCGTGAAGGAGGGCACGTTCTGGGCGTTCCGGGTGATGTTGATGCAGACCTGCGCGAAGTTGTTGGCATAGCTCACCTCATGCCGGCCAAGTGCGTCAGGCGCCTGCTGCCAGTTGGTGCGGAGCACGAGGGTGTAGGTGCCGCTCGGCACATCGGTGATGTCGATCCAGTTGCAGGTGGTGCCTGTGCCGTACTCGTCGAAGCAGCCGGCGGTGATGCCCATGTTGCTGCAGCCGAACTGGCCGGTATGCCCTGGGGTGCAGCCCACATCGATCACGCAATAGCCGTTCTTGAATCCGGCAGGGATCGCATTGTTGTCCTGGTCGAAGAGCAGGTAATCAGCGTAACCGGCGTAATGCGCGTGGCCATGGCAGTTGTTCGTGTTGAACATCTGCGGCTGTGAACTTGGGCTGCCGATGTAGTAATCCGTTGCCCCGATGTTATTGATGCGCGTGGCGAAGCGCAGCACGTATCGGGATCCGAGCCCGCGCACGCATCCTTCGGTCGGGGCGCATGCATCGGTGATGGTGACCTGCTGCAGGGTGAGCGTGCTCTGCAATCGCGGCTGGTCCATGGTGAGGTCCGGGCCATTGGGGCAGCTGGGATTCGGATAGAAGATGCAGCAATCATCGCAAGGCACCGTGGCCAAGGGCTCGTAGTTGCAGCTCACCGGGTTCATGCACCCGGAGACAGCGCCGAGATAGATGATGCTGAACGTGACCGTGCTCCCGCAGCCCAGGGTTGCCGTGTTATGCCCCACGCGCAGGCGGTGGAGGGTGCCGCCCGGCATGTTGGCGTTCACCACGGCTTGACTGCCGCAGCCTCCATCGTCGTCATCGGCGAAGGTGGCGCCTTCCACGCCGCTGCTCAGCACGATGCTCCCGCAAGCCATGTCATAGATCCAGAGCCTCGTGTCGCACGCGTTGCTTCCGCAGGTGGTGATCTGGTACTGCCCGGTCTGCGGCGGGGTGAAGGTGTACCACTGCTCCAGCATGGTCGTGGTGGCGGTGGCGAGCGTTTGCGGGTAGACTCCGGTAAGAGGCGCCAGGGTGATGGGCACGGCGGTGCTGCACGCGAAGCCTGCCGGGCAGTTGAAGGTGGTCTCTTCGAAGCTGCCGAACTGCCCGCCCTGCTTCATCACCGCGCCATCGAACCACACGAAGTACTGGCCATAGCCATAGGTGTTGTGCCAGATGCCATCGCCCACGGAGTCGTTGATCCGGAACACCATGCACGTATTCTGCGGCACGCAGATGCTGCTGCTCGTGGTGCCGCTGGCCAAGGTGGCTCCGGTGCTCGCGTTCTTCAGTGTCCAGCTGGTCTCGCCGGGATAGCTGTCATGGAAGATGTCGATGCGCACGCGCTTCTGGCCGGCGGGACAGCTGTAGTCGCAGCTGCCATTGTTCACGTTCACGCTCGCGCTGTAGTTCGCGGCGGTTGTTTCGCTGCAACCGAATACGGGCGTGAGGTTCCCAATGAACACATCATCCAAAGCGATGTCGCTAAGCTGCCCGCTTCCCGTGATGGCGCGGAAGCGGATCTTCAAGTTGGTCTGTCCGGCATAGGGGGCTAGGCTCAGCCAGCCCTGCTTCCAATAGATGCCTTGATCGCCGCTTTGGCTCCACAGGCCCTGGGCAACGGTTCCATTCGCATCGATATCGACGTGCAGGCTGCCCAACTGGCTGCCGCGCATGTGGTACCAGAAGGTGAGGTATGGCGTGCCGAGCGCGCTGATGTTGAAGCAGGGGGATTCGAGGATAGCGGTCTTGCTCGGGGTGCTGCCAGTGCCCGCGCTCTCCACGTACATGTACTTGGCGTTGGCCGTGGTGTTGTTCAGCGTGCGATCGGTCCATGGCCCCGTGCCGAGTATGGTGCTGCCGTTGGTGCCATTGTTGTCAACGTTCCACTCGAGATCGTCACCGCTGAGGTTCGTCCAATTGGTGGGCAAAGTCCCAGGCGTGCCCACGGTGCCGCTGGTGAAGGGCTGATTATGCGGGAAGCTGGTGATGCACTGGGCTTGCGCGAAAGCCGGTGCCAAGGCAACGATGAGGAGGGGTAGGGGCTTCAGGTTCATGGCTTGCCTTTGGATGCCTGCAAAGTATGGGGCCACAGTTCGCCATGCAATCGGGATCGACGGATTCGCGCGAAGAAGCGCTCCTATCTTCGCCGCAGACAAAGATTCCCAATGGCCATCGGACTCCTCAACGGCAAGCGCGGCATCATCAGCGGCGCCCTCAATGAAATGAGCATCGCGTGGAAGGTGGCCGAGCTGGCGCACGCCGAAGGTGCGCGCTTCGTGCTCACCAATGCCCCGGTGGCCATGCGCATGGGTGAGATCAACAAGCTGGCCGATGCTACCGGGAGCGCGGTGATCGGCGCCGATGCCACCAACGATGCCGATCTGGAGAAGCTCTTCGCAGAAGCCACCGCCAAGCTCGGCGGCCCGGTGGATTTCCTGCTGCATAGCATCGGCATGAGCCCCAACGTGCGCAAGGGCCGCAAGTACGATGATCTGAACTACGAGTGGTACAAGCAGACCCTCGATGTGAGCGCCATGAGCTTCCATCGCATGCTGCAAGCCGCGCACAAGGCCGATGCCATCGCGCAAGGCGGCTCCGTGGTGGCCCTTACGTATATCGCGGCGCAGCGGGTGTTCCCCGACTACGGCGACATGGCCGATGCCAAGGCGCTGCTTGAGAGCATCGGTCGCGGTTGGGGCTATCGCCTGGGCAAGGCCAAGGGCATCCGCGTGAACACCGTGAGCCAGAGCCCGACGCTCACCACCGCTGGCACAGGCATCAAGGGCTTTGATGGATTCTTCGGCTTCGCGCAGGAGATGAGTCCGCTTGGCAATGCGCCCGCTGAGGATTGCGCCCGCTTCTGCCTTGCCCTCTTCAGCGACTACACGCGCTGCATCACCATGCAGAACCTCTTCCACGATGGCGGTTTCAGCAGCACCGGCGTCACCCCGGAGGTGATGGCCAAGTTCGTGAAGGAAGCGTAGCGTCGGCTGGAACAGGGACCCCTAGGCGGCGACTTCCCGCGTTGCGCGATCACGAACCGACCCGCAGCGTCAGCGTGGGCAGTGGATTTCGGTTGGCGATGGTTTCCGCCACGCTTGGATTCAGGAACGCGTTGGCGCCTGTACGACCATGCGTCGCCATTGCGATCAGATCCATGCTCTCGCCCACGGCGAAATCAATGCCCCCTTCTTGGGGACTGAAGTGATCGACAACATGCAGATTGACCGCCGAGGCGAGCTTCTTCGCCAGCGCTTCGAGTTGCGCGAAGCTCGTGCGCGTGTCTTGGAAGCGGCCGGGGGTGTTCACGCGAACAAGGTGGAAACGCGTGCGTGGCCCTTCAAGGATCGCCATCAGGCGGTTCAGCTGCTTTTCGGTCCCTTTCTCCATCGGATCGGCCAGCAATGCTACTCGTTCCGCGCGCCCGGCCCACTTGTGCCGGATAGTGAGCACAGGTGCTCTGCAATACCGGATCACGCGCTGGGCGTGACTCCCGAGGAAGGCTTCCTCAAGAGCGCCTGCTCCGTGCGTGCCCATCACAACGAGGTCGGCGCTGAGCTTGGAGGTCGCGTCAACCACTTCCTTCCAGACCGCGTTCGGCGCCAACGTGTAAGCTGATTTCACGCCGCGCTTCTGCAAAGCCATCGTCGTCACCTCCAATTGCTGCCTTGCTGCGCCTACACGCTGCCGTGCCTCCGGGTAAAGATCATGCTGGGCCTTGGTTGGCTTGTTAGCAAGCACTGCGGTGCTGAACTGCCCATCCTGCCATGTGCTGGGCACATCCACGGCGTGCAGCAAATGGATGCTTGCCCCATGCTTCTTGGCCAGTTGAACGGCCGCTTCGAGCGCATTGCTCGCGGGGGCGCTGAAATCGGTGGGAACGAGGATCTTCTTCATGGATACGGGAGGTGTGCCCCCGAAGGGAACGCTGTGCGCGACCTCCGAGGATGATGATCGACTGGATCGATACTGATTGTTGTCAGTGCCGGGTGCCCCCTTAGGCCTCCAAGTTGTTTCACCCGCCCGTACCGATGGCCATACAGCACGAACGGCCCCATTCGGAGCCGCTCTTGAGCGCTTATTCAGAAGGTCACTTACGGTCCTTCACCAGCACATAGTCGCGCTTGGTAGCGCCGGTATAGATCTGGCGCGGACGGCCGATCGGCTCTTTGTTCTGCACCATTTCCATCCATTGCGCAATCCAGCCGGGCAAACGGCCCAACGCGAACATCACGGTGAACATGCGGGTGGGGATCCCTATGGCGCGGTAGATGATGCCGCTGTAGAAATCTACGTTGGGGTAGAGCTTTCGGCTGATGAAGTAATCGTCCTTGAGGGCGATCTCTTCCAATTGCTTGGCGATCTCCAGCACAGGGTCGTTCACCCCGAGCTTCTTGAGCACGTCGTCGCAGCTCTTCTTGATGATCTTGGCGCGCGGATCGAAGTTCTTGTAAACACGGTGCCCGAAGCCGAATAGGCGGAAAGGGTCGTTCTTGTCCTTCGCCTTGTCCACCCATTTCTGGATATCGCCGCCGTCATTGCGGATGGTCTCCAGCATCTCGATCACTTCCTGGTTGG of Flavobacteriales bacterium contains these proteins:
- the recN gene encoding DNA repair protein RecN, with product MLTRIAITNYLLIDSLELEWQQGLTAITGETGSGKSILIGALELALGARADAGLLRDPSKRCAIELELDLVGLGLGSWFATNELPYEENALLRRQLDPGGRSRAFVNDTPVRLEQLRELGERLIHIHSQHHTLLLNDARFQLGLVDQLAGQEGAVKELGVLFTDWRSAGHALDEARAEHQRAVAEADFVGFQLEELEQAAITEGEHSRIEDELRLAEHAGERAEAYRAIEEGASGDQGAAVLLQRLRALVSKAARIDPVLAGLLQRVEGAAIELKDVGAEAARLAASVEVDPGRAEMLRDRIDLLIRLQQKHRAPDEAGLINVLAELRQRASAVDDLSERCTALEKESQRLAAAYAKEAKAISLARTKAIKPLSNKVEALLHQLGMPHAVFQFDHRTGEPGPYGIDQVRALFTANKDRAPAPLDKVASGGELSRVMLALISLAAGSRDLPVVVFDEIDTGVSGEVADRVGALLSAMGKERQVIAITHLPQIASKASHHLQVTKDADGDRVRTAIAPLRQEERVEAIARMLSGRKVTEQALENARVLLEQR
- a CDS encoding trypsin-like peptidase domain-containing protein encodes the protein MRILRTAVLSGLLAATSAANAQIEHGGIPLTIARGADLPLIEGTTLAAPDLAELAAQDALNDLDKGIPYRFGYNHAVDFDLGNSGTWGLLEDGTRIWRMEIECPGAISINFEFNEYHLPLGARVFVINGHGEHIGAFTHENSVGGVLGVQPMRGDRIIVEYQVPAKGPIGRLRIGQVTHGYRDVFGYARALGESGSCNNNVVCPEGDPWDDQIRSVAMIVVSGNGICTGTLLNNCAQNGTPYFLTARHCLPSPVTNVSTWVFRFNWQSSVCNQNLNGPTNQTVSGATHLVNNAGSDVALLQLSSAPPSSYGVYYSGWDRSGTAPTSSTCIHHPSGDIKKISFDVNAATTATYGSATCWRIAAWEDGTTEPGSSGSGLWNQSKRIIGQLYGGEASCSNNVNDYFGKFSTSWTSLSTYLGSCGNTLDGWDPNAATLALDAQITGINGASGNNCSGTISPTVTVRNGGLTTLTSFQLAWSISGGASGSIPWTGSLISGASTNVAIGTVSLPAGYLTFTATVSAPNGGTDQNLANNTANSNITYGPNSLTLQLNLDRYGSETTWVIRNGSDILASGGPYATQAANGVYPQPPIVVCVPNGCHELVVYDSWGDGICCAFGAGSFTLLDAQNNTLVSNSNFTGASVTHPFCVTQSILAAPKVFLEGPYGTGPIMSDALRAAALIPATEPFTALSFTHVGSGGETINANVLSTTGNNAIVDWVFLQLRNATAGYPVIATRCALVQRDGDVVDMDGTSAVSFTAPAGNYHVAVLHRNHLGAMTATTRALSGTATVVDFTVPGTTTYGTDARKAIGAVQVLWSGNCNADNTLAYTGSPNDRDPILVRIGGSVPTNTVNGYYLEDVNMDGVVSYTGTLNDRDPILVNIGGSVPTNTRVQQLP
- a CDS encoding SDR family oxidoreductase is translated as MAIGLLNGKRGIISGALNEMSIAWKVAELAHAEGARFVLTNAPVAMRMGEINKLADATGSAVIGADATNDADLEKLFAEATAKLGGPVDFLLHSIGMSPNVRKGRKYDDLNYEWYKQTLDVSAMSFHRMLQAAHKADAIAQGGSVVALTYIAAQRVFPDYGDMADAKALLESIGRGWGYRLGKAKGIRVNTVSQSPTLTTAGTGIKGFDGFFGFAQEMSPLGNAPAEDCARFCLALFSDYTRCITMQNLFHDGGFSSTGVTPEVMAKFVKEA
- a CDS encoding universal stress protein, giving the protein MKKILVPTDFSAPASNALEAAVQLAKKHGASIHLLHAVDVPSTWQDGQFSTAVLANKPTKAQHDLYPEARQRVGAARQQLEVTTMALQKRGVKSAYTLAPNAVWKEVVDATSKLSADLVVMGTHGAGALEEAFLGSHAQRVIRYCRAPVLTIRHKWAGRAERVALLADPMEKGTEKQLNRLMAILEGPRTRFHLVRVNTPGRFQDTRTSFAQLEALAKKLASAVNLHVVDHFSPQEGGIDFAVGESMDLIAMATHGRTGANAFLNPSVAETIANRNPLPTLTLRVGS